The genomic window CTTTATAAAGATATTTGAGTGAAATGGCCGGCTATTTTTTTATATTTAATTTTTTAAAGGAAAAAATATTTTAAATTTATTAAAGTAAAACGAAAATTTCAATCGTCATAGCAATATGGAGATTGTCGAAAAAATAACAATGCCACAGAAGGAGAAGGAAAATATCATCTCGCAGACCGTTTCAAAGTACGGAGGAAGGCTGATGTCGTACATTCGTCCGAAAGTGAAAAACACGGAAGATGCGGAAGATATTCTGCAGGAGGTGTGGTATCAGTTCAGTAGTCTTACCAATCTTTCTGAGATTGTGAACGTTGGCGGGTGGCTGTACAGGGTGACGGCCAATAAAATCACGGACAAATACCGCAAAAAGAAAACCGAAAATCTTGAAGATTTCGTCTATGAAGATGAAGACGGGGATTTTTCCATCAAAGATATTTTACTGATGGACGAAAGTGCGGGTCCGGAAGTGAAAATGTTTCAGGATGAAATCTGGAAAAAACTCTTTGAAGCCTTGGAAGAACTTCCGGAAAAACAAAGATTAGCCTACGTAGAAAATGAGCTCAATGACAAGACACTCCAGGAAATTGCCGATGAACAGGGCGAAAACATTAAAACAATTATCAGTCGGAAAAACTACGCTGTAAAACATCTGAGAAACCGATTGAGAAAATTATACGAAGATTTAAATAGTTAGTAAAAAAGAAAGATATGAATCATAAACATAAAAAAGGATGGATTTTTTTAATAGTATGTCCACCGTTGATTTTTTTAGGAGTTACCTGGATCGTGATGGCGCTCTGGAACCATCTTCTCCCGGAAATTTTAGGAGTAAAATCGATAACATATTGGCAGGCCATGGGAATATTGGTTTTAAGCAAGATACTTTTCGGCGGTTTTCATTTCGGAAAAGGAATGAGAGATTTTAAAGAGAAAAAAATGATGCGCGAAAGAATGATGAACCTTACCCCTGAAGAAAGAGAAAAATTCAAAGAAGTCTGGAAAGACAGATGTTCCGGAGGTTTTTTCAACCGACACAACAAAACAAACGAATAATTGAAATTTTTAAAGAAGTAGTAAAGTAAAATTAAAATTCATTCGTCTCTATAAAAAACAAGAAGTAGTAAAATTTAAAATTTTGAAAAAATGAAAAATTCAGCATTAAAAGGAGCTCTGGGAGCATTAGCCGTTGTGGGTATAGCATTCATTGCTAAAAAAGCAGTACAAAGAAAAAGATTTGTAAAAGGTATTTTCGAAGAATACGGGATCAAAGAAAGATCACCTTTCGGATTGGCCGACAAAATCAGAGAAATGAACGAAGAACAATATCAGGAACTGAAAGGCAAATTCAAGAAAGAATTCGCTTCAAAATGCCACAGCAGATTCGAGAAAAAAGAAGATATTGTAGAAGCGTAATATAAAAAGTAACTCAATGAAATTGTTAATTCCGGCTCGGGAAGCTTCGCTTCCCGAGCCGGAATTTTTTATGTTATTACGAGCGAAGCGACGCAACAACCTCATAATTGTCATTCTGACGAAGGAAGAATTTATATCATTTAGTATTACCCATTACCGATTACCGATTACTCATTTTTTGTAGCTATTTCCCGCTATCCACTCATACTCCTCACGCCACGCCCTCCAACACCAAACCCTCCAACTCTCCAGCTTGTTCCGGGGTAACCGTTCCTATCGGGGCTAGGATATTAGTCGTTCGTTTCAACTTTTTACCACTTAGTTTGTCTTCCTGAAAGGATCTCAACAACGCAATTCTGAAAACTTTGTATAGATCCTTTCAGGAAGACAAACTGAGTATAAACCTTCGCTGAGTGAAACGCCTTTGCGATCGAAAAATATCCCCAATCATTTAAAAGAAAACCTTGCGAACTTTGCATTAAAAAGAGATTGCTTCGCTTTGCTCGCAATAACAAATTCCTTATTTTTGTAGAACTTAAATGAAAGATTACTACTATTTTCTCGGGATTTCTCATGATGCTTCGGAAGAGGACATCAAAAAAGCTTATAGAAAATTATCCTTGAAATATCATCCTGATAAAAATGAAAACGACGACTTCTTTGCAGATCGTTTTCGTGAAATTCAGGAGGCTTATGAAACATTGAGCGATAAAAGCAGGAGACATTCTTACGACCAGAATTTAGAAAATCACCAAAAAAGTTTCAGATACAATGTTCCGCCTTCGATCAAGACATTTACGGCGAATAAAATTCATGCTAAAAAAGGAGAGGAGATTATCATCAATTGGCAGACTCAGAATGCTGATGTGGTAAAAGTTCTCCCTTTCGGACTGGAAAAACCGTACGGAGAAAGAACATTTAAAATAACCGAATTTAAGGACGGGAAATTCCAGATTTTACTTCATGCGACCAACTCGCTTTTGCATAAAACGGTGGTTCAGGGAATTACTATTACAGAAGTTTTTGAAAACAATACAGAAAAATTCAAAGATAAAGCGGAAGAATTATTCAAGTCACAACCGAGAACAGCTGCAAATCCGCATGGTCAGCCAAAAGTTGCGAGGATCGTCGTAGGAGTTATATTCCTGATTTTGGCGATTTATTTTTTAATAAAAAGTCTGAGCTAATTAAGCCATTTTCTTCCTTCCCGGACACTTTTTACATCTTTTTCCTTTTTTGAATTTCTTGCAGCAGGATTTCTTATCACCGCAATACATTTCTTCAGTATTCACAGAAAAAACAGGTGCCAAAGGTGGAACTTTGAAAGGGACAATCATATTCATGCTGCAAATATATTAATTTAGAATAAATACAGATAATAAATTTTCAAAAATTGTTTCAAAACTGATTATTAACAGGTTGCCTTTAAATTTTTATGCCTTATAATATGATAGGTGAATATAATTAATGCAATAAAATAATTTTGAAGATAAGTTTTAATTAATTCGAGTTTAATAAGAATTTTATTTATTAAGGAGTGTCACTTCGAGTAGATTTTGAAGAAAATCGTATCTAGAAGTTAAGTTAAAGTTCCCGGTACATTTTTCTTTATTCCATTACCAAAAAACACTCGAACTGACGGGAGTTTTCTTATCCAAATTCGGGTTTAATAAAAAAATAAATAAGAGTTTTTTTTAGACAATCAGTATTAGTTAATTATTAAAAAAAAACTGTGGTTCATTAAGCATTTATAAGTAAATCTATCATTATGTTAAGAAATACTAAATTGAAATTTAAACAAAAAAATATTCAAAAGTCATTAATTTTAAAACTGATATGAGTCTTTCTTTGCTTTTTCTGCAATTTTCAGATGTTGTATAATCTTGTAAATTATTGTAATTTTACCAATCTTTTTTTACAAACAAAATCTAATATAAAAAATGAATACAGAACAGTTTGTGAGCCGTCACATTTCCTTGAATGAAGCCGATAAACAGGCGATGTTGGAAAAAGTTGGCGTTTCAAGTATCGAAGAGCTAATCTCTCAAACCATCCCTTCTTCTATCCGTTTAGAAAAAGATCTTGAAATCTCAGAACCGCTTTCAGAATACGAAATGCTTATTCATTCGAAAGAATTGGCATCGAAAAATACTGATTATACAAGCTATATCGGTTTTGGATATCACAATACATTGTTGCCGTCGGCTATTCAGAGAAATATTTTTGAAAACCCGAGTTGGTATACAGCTTATACTCCTTATCAGGCGGAGATCGCTCAGGGAAGATTGGAAGCTCTTTTGAATTTCCAGACTGTTGTGTGTGATCTTACAGGTTTTGCTTTGGCAAACGCTTCATTGTTAGACGAATCTACGGCAGCTGCAGAAGCAATGCACATGTTCTTCAACAACAGAACGAAAGATCAGAAAAAAGCAGGGGCAAACAAATTCTTCGTTTCAGACCTTGTTCTACCTCAAACCATTGCTGTTTTAAAAACTAAAGCAGAAGGGTTGGAAATCGAAATCGTAGAAGGTGACCACAAAACGCACCAGTTGGATGCTTCTTACTATGGCGTTCTATTGCAGTATCCGGGTAAAAACGGAATCGTTTTAGATTATACGGAAGATATCGTAGAATATAAAAAATTAGACCTTCAGGTTGCTGTTGCCTGTGATCCGATGGCTTTGGTTAAGTTAAAATCTCCTGCTTCAATGGGGGCAGACTGCGCTGTTGGAACAACGCAGAGATTTGGTATTCCATTGGGATATGGTGGCCCTCACGCGGCATTTTTCTCTTGTAAGGAAGATTATAAGAGAGATATTCCGGGAAGAATCATCGGGGTTTCTCAGGATATGTACGGAAGACGTGCACTGAGAATGGCTTTACAAACGAGAGAGCAGCACATTAAGAGAGAAAAGGCAACTTCCAATATCTGTACAGCTCAGGTTCTTTTGGCAGTAATGGCGGGAATGTACGCTGTGTATCACGGTCCTAAAGGATTAAACTATATCGCAGATCAGATTCATTTTAAAGCAAATGCTTTGAAAGGTGGTTTGAAAGCATTAGGATATGAAATCGTTGAAGAGCCAATCTTCGACACGGTAAAAATCGTAATGAATGAGGATGAAAAGGGAAGATTAATGAGAATGATGCTTGATCACAGACTTAATCTGAACTATTTCACAGAAGGAATCGTAAGTGTTGCGATCAACGAAAGTACGACATTGGAGAAATTAAATGTTCTGATGGCTTCTTTTGCTCAGTTTAAAGACAAGCAGACTTTCAAATTAGAAATTAAAGAAGGATACAGCATTCCTGAGGAGAATTTAAGAAAAGACGAAATTCTTACGGAAGAAGTATTCAACAAATACCACACGGAAACAGAATTAATGCGTTACATCAAGCGTCTGGAAAGAAAAGATTTATCATTAACACATTCAATGATTTCTCTAGGTTCTTGTACGATGAAACTGAACGCAGCTACTCAGATGTTACCGTTATCTTGGGAAAATTGGGGCGCAGTTCACCCATTTGTACCGGTTGACCAAGCTGGAGGATATCAGGAGATGATCCGTGAATTGGAGAAAGACTTGGCAGAAATTACAGGTTTTGCAGGAACTTCTCTTCAGCCAAACTCTGGAGCTCAGGGAGAATATGCAGGATTAATGGTAATCAGAGAATATCACATCTCAAGAGGCGAAGGTCACAGAAATGTAGTATTGATTCCTCAGTCTGCACACGGAACAAACCCGGCTTCTGCAGCAATGGCAGGAATGAAAATCGTTGTTGTTAAAAACCTTGAAAGCGGAGAAATTGATTTCGAAGATTTAAAAGCAAAAGCAGAACAGCATTCTGAAAACCTTTCTTGTGTAATGATCACGTATCCATCAACTTACGGGTTCTTTGACGCCAACATTAAAGAAATTACAGCATTGATCCACCAGCATGGCGGACAAGTATATATGGATGGTGCCAACATGAACGCTCAGGTAGGTTACACAAGTCCTGGAAACATCGGAGCAGACGTTTGTCACCTGAATCTTCACAAAACTTTCGCAATTCCTCACGGAGGTGGAGGTCCTGGAGTTGGTCCGATCTGTGTGGCTAAACACTTAGTTCCTTTCCTTCCTTCAAACGCAAACATCAGAATCGGGGCTAAAGAAGCTATCGACGGTATTTCTGCGGCACCTTACGGTTCCGGATTGATCTTGAATATTTCTTACGCTTACATCAAAATGCTAGGAACTTCAGGATTGAAAAAAGCAACGGAGCATGCGATCTTAAATGCTAATTATTTAAAAGAAATTTTAGCTGAGCATTTCCCGATTTTATATTCAAATACGCAGGGTAGAGTAGCGCACGAGTGTATCGTAGATTTCAGACAGTTCAAGTCTTTAGGAATTGAAGTTGCTGATGTTGCGAAGAGATTGATGGATTATGGTTTCCACGCTCCTACAGTTTCTTTCCCGGTTGCAGGAACATTAATGATCGAGCCTACAGAATCTGAAAGCAAAGCGGAAATCGATCGTTTTGCAGAAGCTTTAATTGCCATCAAACAAGAGATTGATGAGATTGCAAACGGTGAAGCAGATCCTGCAAACAACGTATTGAAAAACGCTCCTCACACGGAACAACTGGTTATCTCTGATTCTTGGGATAAACCATACAGCCGAGAAAAAGCGGCGTATCCACTAGAATGGGTGAGAGACCACAAATTCTTTGCTTCTGTTTCAAGAGTTGATGAAGCTTACGGAGACAGAAACTTGGTTTGTACTTGTGAGCCGATCGAAGCTTATATGTAATTAAAAGTTTTTTAGATATAAAATCCCTCTCAGTTTTGAGAGGGATTTTTTTTGTTTTTATAATGAAACATAATTATTGCTCGTTTGCATATTTTATTGCTTCTTCAAGCACATCAATATCAATATCTTTTAATGTTTTAAATTTAATACAATATCCAGTCACACTCGCTTTGCCTAGTCTTTTTCCATACGTTTCGGCTAAGAATTTTTTATCATCAATTCCCATAATGTAAACAGAAATTCCTGTTGTATTCGCACTTAATCCAATTTTATAGAACTCTTTTGTGCTTCCGTTAGCATATTTCATCATGTGAACTCCATATCCGATATTGGGATTGGAAACTACTTTTCCTTCATCGTTTTTACCGTCTAAAAACCATAATTTACATTCCGGCATTGCTGTTAAAATTAAGTGATGCAGGGTTTGGAGTTCGCTGTTTTTAGATTCTGGTTGGGTGGTGATGTAGTTTTGGATTTGTTGTTCTATTCTCATATGAAAAGAGTCAGTTTATTTAAATATAAATCAATTCGCAATATAATAAAAATACTTATCCGTAATTTTTTCTGATTTTATAATTTCAAAAAGCATATGGTCATTTTTCCATCTTGTTTTTTTGATTAAAATAAAAACCATAGGAAATCGATCAAATATAAAAACAAAATTTTTTAATCAATTAATATTTCAGAATTAAAAATATCTTTTCTATTAACTAAAATAGAGTCAAAATTTACCTTTTTAAATGTATTTTCTTTGTTGTAAAACTCAAATTTATACTTATATATTTCTATAATTTTTTCTTTGATTTCAGTATCAGGTTTCTGAAGGTATTTCTCGCAAAGGCAAAGTGCCATTTTTCTCATTGCTGACTCATATTCCCATTGATTTGGAATGTTATGACCATTGTAAATTCTGCTTTCTTTTTTCTCGTCATGCAGAGGATAATTAATCTTACAATTTTTAAAACTTACCTCTCCCGTGTATTTTTTAGAACAGGAAATTAATAAAATTGATATTAAAAAAATATTGAAAAATTTCATTACAAATTTTTACTGTTTTCATTCCAATAATAAGAATCCGGATAAATTCTCGCCCCAAAAACCGCCGTTCCCACTCTCACGATCGTAGAACCTTCTTCAATGGCAGTTTCCAGATCGCCGCTCATTCCCATGGAGAGTTCTTTCATTTCTACGTTCGGAATATTTTGTTGGATAATTTCCTGTTGCAAATTTTTTAAGATTTTAAAACAAGTCCGGACTTTTTCCGTTTCCGCACTAAACAGCCCAATCGTCATCAAACCCTTGATTTTCAATGTGTCAAATTCGGAAACTTTTTTCACTAAATCAATCGCAAAATCAGGATGAATTCCAAATTTACTTTCCTCATCCGAAGTATTCACCTGGATCAAAACATCCATCGTTTTTCCTTCCATGGCAAGCCGTTGATGAAGCTTTTCAGCCAAATCCAAACGATCAAGAGACTGAATACAACGTACATCATATTTCAAAATATCCTTGATTTTATTTGTCTGGAGATGTCCGATAAAATGATTTTCGTGGGGAATGTCTTTTAAATCTTCATATTTTTCCTTGAGTTCCTGCACTTTATTCTCGGCAATTAATGTTTCGCTGTTTTCCAGAGCGAGCTTTATCCTTTCAGCGGAAACGGTTTTGGTTGCCAGTAATAATTTCACTTCATCAGCATTTCGGCCTGCTTTTTCACAAGCATTTTTTATTCTTTGGTTGATGATTTCAAGATTATGGAGTAGATCTTCTTTCATGATTGAGTTTGATGTTGAGCTTCCAGTTTCTGAATTAAATTTCCCTTCACAACCGTAAAAGTATGATCTTTCGCTTCCGCAAAAGAAACCTCATATTTTCTTTCAATTTTCCTCAAATCTTCCGGGAATTTTGACAATAAATTATCATAAAAACGATCCAGAAAATCTTTCGAAGGCATTTCATAATTAATTTTGAGCTGGAAACGTCTGATCAACGCAGGATCAATGATTTCAGGGTGGTTTGTAGCACACAGAAGAAGCGCATTTTCGGGATAATAATCAATCAGCTGGATCAATGTATTCACCAGTCGTCTCATTTCGCCCACATCTTTGTCGTCGCTGCCCCTCGCTTTCCCGATCTGATCGAGCTCGTCAAGGAAAAGTACCGATCTTTCACGAGCCGCTTTATCGAAAATCATTTTAATATTTTGTGAAGTTTCGCCAATTCTTGAAGAGACGATATTGCTTAGATTAAGGATGATGATATTTTTACCCAAAGCATTCGCAACTGCCTTTGCAGTCATGGTTTTTCCGCAGCCCGAGCTTCCCTGCAGGAGCACTTTATTGTTCACCGGAAGACCATATTCCTGCAGTTCACGGGAATACGTATTTTCTTTGATGAGCTGTACCAATTGTTCCTTATTGTTGGGGGCAAGGAAAACATCATTCAGCGTCACTTCTTCTTTGTCTTGAATAATAAGGTTGTACAGATTCATCGTTTTTTTATTTTAAAATTAAGCTTTCATTTGATGTTCGGGGCAGTCGATTCGCAGATCTTCAGAATATAAAACTTTCTCCAGAAGTCCACAAACAGGCTCTTTTCCTTCTGCAGAGGGTCGAAAATACACGCAAGTGGTACACATTCTCTGAATTGTAATCACTCCTGTTTTGTTCAGATGATGAATAATATCAAACAAACTCTGAAGCATATTTTCCTTGCTTTCTTCATCCAGATTTTGAATCGGAGCGCTGATTTCCCTTGTAAAATAAGATGTTTTATCGGCAATTTCCTTTCCTTTTTGGGTAAGATGAATGATGTAGCTTCGCGTGTCGTGAGGTTCGTATTCTTTAGTAATCAGATTTTTTTGTTCAAGGGATTTTACGGTTTCGCTGATCGTGGCTTTCGTCATATTAAATTCATCCGCCAGATAACTCACTTTTCTTTTTTCGTTGCTGTGATTCAACAAAAATATTAAAACCTGCACCTGAATCGGGCTCAAA from Chryseobacterium wanjuense includes these protein-coding regions:
- a CDS encoding RNA polymerase sigma factor, with the protein product MPQKEKENIISQTVSKYGGRLMSYIRPKVKNTEDAEDILQEVWYQFSSLTNLSEIVNVGGWLYRVTANKITDKYRKKKTENLEDFVYEDEDGDFSIKDILLMDESAGPEVKMFQDEIWKKLFEALEELPEKQRLAYVENELNDKTLQEIADEQGENIKTIISRKNYAVKHLRNRLRKLYEDLNS
- a CDS encoding J domain-containing protein, giving the protein MKDYYYFLGISHDASEEDIKKAYRKLSLKYHPDKNENDDFFADRFREIQEAYETLSDKSRRHSYDQNLENHQKSFRYNVPPSIKTFTANKIHAKKGEEIIINWQTQNADVVKVLPFGLEKPYGERTFKITEFKDGKFQILLHATNSLLHKTVVQGITITEVFENNTEKFKDKAEELFKSQPRTAANPHGQPKVARIVVGVIFLILAIYFLIKSLS
- the gcvP gene encoding aminomethyl-transferring glycine dehydrogenase; the encoded protein is MNTEQFVSRHISLNEADKQAMLEKVGVSSIEELISQTIPSSIRLEKDLEISEPLSEYEMLIHSKELASKNTDYTSYIGFGYHNTLLPSAIQRNIFENPSWYTAYTPYQAEIAQGRLEALLNFQTVVCDLTGFALANASLLDESTAAAEAMHMFFNNRTKDQKKAGANKFFVSDLVLPQTIAVLKTKAEGLEIEIVEGDHKTHQLDASYYGVLLQYPGKNGIVLDYTEDIVEYKKLDLQVAVACDPMALVKLKSPASMGADCAVGTTQRFGIPLGYGGPHAAFFSCKEDYKRDIPGRIIGVSQDMYGRRALRMALQTREQHIKREKATSNICTAQVLLAVMAGMYAVYHGPKGLNYIADQIHFKANALKGGLKALGYEIVEEPIFDTVKIVMNEDEKGRLMRMMLDHRLNLNYFTEGIVSVAINESTTLEKLNVLMASFAQFKDKQTFKLEIKEGYSIPEENLRKDEILTEEVFNKYHTETELMRYIKRLERKDLSLTHSMISLGSCTMKLNAATQMLPLSWENWGAVHPFVPVDQAGGYQEMIRELEKDLAEITGFAGTSLQPNSGAQGEYAGLMVIREYHISRGEGHRNVVLIPQSAHGTNPASAAMAGMKIVVVKNLESGEIDFEDLKAKAEQHSENLSCVMITYPSTYGFFDANIKEITALIHQHGGQVYMDGANMNAQVGYTSPGNIGADVCHLNLHKTFAIPHGGGGPGVGPICVAKHLVPFLPSNANIRIGAKEAIDGISAAPYGSGLILNISYAYIKMLGTSGLKKATEHAILNANYLKEILAEHFPILYSNTQGRVAHECIVDFRQFKSLGIEVADVAKRLMDYGFHAPTVSFPVAGTLMIEPTESESKAEIDRFAEALIAIKQEIDEIANGEADPANNVLKNAPHTEQLVISDSWDKPYSREKAAYPLEWVRDHKFFASVSRVDEAYGDRNLVCTCEPIEAYM
- a CDS encoding DUF1801 domain-containing protein; amino-acid sequence: MRIEQQIQNYITTQPESKNSELQTLHHLILTAMPECKLWFLDGKNDEGKVVSNPNIGYGVHMMKYANGSTKEFYKIGLSANTTGISVYIMGIDDKKFLAETYGKRLGKASVTGYCIKFKTLKDIDIDVLEEAIKYANEQ
- a CDS encoding YggS family pyridoxal phosphate-dependent enzyme codes for the protein MKEDLLHNLEIINQRIKNACEKAGRNADEVKLLLATKTVSAERIKLALENSETLIAENKVQELKEKYEDLKDIPHENHFIGHLQTNKIKDILKYDVRCIQSLDRLDLAEKLHQRLAMEGKTMDVLIQVNTSDEESKFGIHPDFAIDLVKKVSEFDTLKIKGLMTIGLFSAETEKVRTCFKILKNLQQEIIQQNIPNVEMKELSMGMSGDLETAIEEGSTIVRVGTAVFGARIYPDSYYWNENSKNL
- a CDS encoding AAA family ATPase, coding for MNLYNLIIQDKEEVTLNDVFLAPNNKEQLVQLIKENTYSRELQEYGLPVNNKVLLQGSSGCGKTMTAKAVANALGKNIIILNLSNIVSSRIGETSQNIKMIFDKAARERSVLFLDELDQIGKARGSDDKDVGEMRRLVNTLIQLIDYYPENALLLCATNHPEIIDPALIRRFQLKINYEMPSKDFLDRFYDNLLSKFPEDLRKIERKYEVSFAEAKDHTFTVVKGNLIQKLEAQHQTQS
- a CDS encoding MarR family winged helix-turn-helix transcriptional regulator gives rise to the protein MNESDFNLKHQNQNTESKIVASLERISQAFRVLLWQESKEYALSPIQVQVLIFLLNHSNEKRKVSYLADEFNMTKATISETVKSLEQKNLITKEYEPHDTRSYIIHLTQKGKEIADKTSYFTREISAPIQNLDEESKENMLQSLFDIIHHLNKTGVITIQRMCTTCVYFRPSAEGKEPVCGLLEKVLYSEDLRIDCPEHQMKA